Proteins encoded together in one Bradyrhizobium sp. PSBB068 window:
- the mutM gene encoding bifunctional DNA-formamidopyrimidine glycosylase/DNA-(apurinic or apyrimidinic site) lyase — translation MPELPEVETVRRGLQPAMEGSKILKAEARRKDLRFPFQKDFIARLEGQTITGLGRRAKYLMADLNSGDVLLMHLGMSGSFRVLKQEGAATPGQFHHPRSDDRAHDHVVFHMSSGAAVVFNDPRRFGYMKIIARNAIEDEPLLKGLGPEPLGNEFDAAMLARSCHNKKTSLKVALLDQRVVAGLGNIYVCEALFRSHLSPRRLAATLATKKAEPTDHAKRLVDAIHSVLNQAIKAGGSSISDHRLTNGDLGYFQHSFQVYDREGETCRTSGCEGIVRRFTQNGRSTFWCPKCQK, via the coding sequence ATGCCGGAATTACCCGAAGTCGAGACCGTCCGCCGCGGCCTGCAACCGGCCATGGAAGGCTCCAAAATCCTCAAGGCCGAGGCCCGCCGCAAGGATCTGCGGTTTCCGTTTCAAAAAGACTTTATCGCCCGGCTCGAGGGCCAGACCATCACCGGGCTCGGCCGCCGCGCCAAATATCTGATGGCGGACCTCAACTCCGGCGACGTGCTGCTGATGCATCTGGGCATGTCGGGCTCATTCCGCGTGCTGAAGCAGGAAGGCGCGGCGACGCCGGGGCAATTCCATCATCCGCGCAGCGACGACCGTGCGCATGATCATGTCGTGTTCCACATGTCCTCGGGCGCGGCCGTCGTGTTCAATGATCCCAGGCGCTTCGGCTACATGAAGATCATCGCCCGCAACGCCATCGAGGATGAACCGCTGCTGAAGGGGCTCGGGCCCGAGCCGCTCGGCAACGAATTCGACGCCGCGATGCTGGCGCGTTCCTGCCACAACAAGAAGACCAGCCTGAAGGTCGCGCTGCTCGATCAGCGCGTGGTGGCGGGACTTGGCAACATCTATGTCTGCGAGGCGCTGTTTCGCTCGCATCTGTCGCCGCGGCGATTGGCCGCCACGCTCGCGACCAAAAAGGCCGAGCCCACCGATCATGCCAAGCGGCTGGTCGACGCGATCCATTCGGTGCTCAACCAGGCGATCAAGGCCGGCGGCTCCTCGATCAGCGACCATCGCCTGACCAACGGCGATCTCGGTTATTTCCAGCATTCGTTTCAGGTCTACGACCGCGAGGGCGAGACCTGCCGCACCTCGGGCTGCGAGGGCATCGTCCGGCGCTTCACCCAGAACGGCCGTTCGACGTTCTGGTGCCCGAAGTGCCAAAAATAA
- the moeB gene encoding molybdopterin-synthase adenylyltransferase MoeB: MLSADELERYARHIVLREVGGPGQNALKQASVLVIGAGGLGAPVLMYLAAAGVGRLGVIDDDVVSLSNLQRQIIHTTSDIGKRKVDSAAAQIHALNPHVTFEAHPMRLTAYNAMALISNYDLVLEGSDNFETRYLVADACFLAKRPLITAALGQFDGSLTTIRAHEKNADGVFNPTYRCLFPEAPPPGTVPACAEAGVMGALAGLMGSMMALEAIREIVGFGEGLVGRLLMVDARAMRFETLRYARDPQNPLNGDAPGITDLSGHR, from the coding sequence ATGCTGAGTGCCGACGAGCTCGAACGCTATGCCCGCCACATCGTGCTGCGGGAGGTGGGTGGCCCCGGCCAGAATGCGCTGAAGCAGGCCTCTGTGCTGGTGATCGGCGCCGGCGGCCTCGGCGCGCCGGTGCTGATGTATCTCGCCGCCGCCGGCGTCGGCCGTCTCGGCGTGATCGACGACGATGTCGTGTCGCTATCCAATTTGCAGCGCCAGATCATCCATACGACGTCCGACATCGGCAAGCGCAAGGTCGACAGCGCGGCGGCGCAGATTCACGCGCTCAATCCGCACGTGACGTTCGAGGCGCATCCGATGCGGCTCACCGCCTACAATGCGATGGCGCTGATTTCAAACTACGATCTCGTGCTCGAAGGCTCCGATAATTTCGAGACCCGCTATCTCGTCGCCGATGCCTGCTTCCTGGCGAAGCGGCCGCTGATAACAGCGGCGCTGGGCCAGTTCGACGGCTCGCTGACCACGATCCGCGCCCACGAGAAGAATGCGGACGGCGTATTCAATCCGACCTATCGCTGCCTGTTCCCGGAGGCGCCGCCGCCCGGCACGGTGCCGGCCTGCGCCGAGGCCGGCGTGATGGGCGCGCTGGCCGGGCTCATGGGCTCGATGATGGCGCTGGAAGCGATCCGCGAGATCGTCGGCTTCGGCGAGGGCCTGGTCGGCCGCCTGCTGATGGTGGATGCGCGCGCGATGCGGTTCGAGACCCTGCGCTACGCGCGCGACCCGCAGAACCCGCTCAATGGTGATGCGCCTGGCATCACCGACCTGAGCGGGCATCGGTAG
- a CDS encoding peptidoglycan-binding protein, whose protein sequence is MRSVLSATLMFATIGAAHAQMTPPSTAGAKPKIVTTVPVRPALQKPEDTAGAMAQAERLALQSDLAWVGEYNGAITGDVSERMVNAIKEFQKNRGGKPTGVLNPQERGVLADTARRKQESVGWRIVTEPATGARLGIPTKLVPQLTSDASGAKWTSPTGTVQVLLTRRKEASPTTAKLAEQEKKEPAGRTIDYTVVKPDFFVLSGMQGLKKFYLRGTLKGDEVRILTILYDQATQTTVEPVVIAMSSAFNAFPSTVQAGPPPRKTVEYSTGVVVSDDGTIVADRVATGDCLALTIPGYGNADRVAEDKDHELALLRIYGARGLKPLNIAGQATQTALDITGIVDPQSQGGGAAASSVKAAVAQLGGGDATLSPAPAIGFSGAAAQDGGGKFAGIALLKPVIVAGPANAAPPAQATLVPADTVRNFLKAHGINAAGESADAKAAVVRVICVRK, encoded by the coding sequence ATGAGATCGGTGCTTTCGGCAACGTTGATGTTCGCAACCATCGGTGCGGCGCACGCCCAGATGACGCCGCCGTCGACCGCGGGGGCCAAGCCGAAGATCGTGACGACGGTGCCGGTTCGCCCCGCGTTGCAGAAGCCGGAGGATACCGCGGGCGCGATGGCGCAGGCCGAGCGGCTGGCGCTGCAATCCGACCTTGCCTGGGTCGGCGAATATAACGGCGCGATTACCGGCGACGTCAGCGAGCGCATGGTCAATGCGATCAAGGAATTCCAGAAGAACCGCGGCGGCAAGCCGACCGGCGTGCTGAACCCGCAGGAGCGCGGCGTGCTCGCCGACACCGCGCGGCGGAAGCAGGAGAGCGTCGGCTGGCGGATCGTCACCGAGCCCGCCACCGGGGCGCGGCTCGGCATTCCGACAAAACTGGTGCCGCAGCTCACCAGCGATGCCTCCGGCGCCAAATGGACCTCGCCGACCGGCACCGTCCAGGTGCTGCTGACCCGGCGCAAGGAAGCCAGTCCGACGACCGCCAAGCTTGCCGAGCAGGAAAAGAAGGAGCCGGCCGGCCGCACCATCGACTACACCGTGGTGAAGCCGGATTTCTTCGTGCTGTCGGGCATGCAGGGGCTGAAGAAGTTCTATTTGCGCGGCACCTTGAAGGGCGACGAGGTCCGCATCCTCACCATCCTCTATGACCAGGCGACGCAGACCACGGTCGAACCGGTGGTGATCGCGATGTCGAGCGCCTTCAACGCGTTTCCGTCCACCGTGCAGGCCGGCCCGCCGCCGCGCAAGACCGTGGAATACAGCACCGGCGTCGTGGTCAGCGACGACGGCACCATTGTCGCCGATCGCGTGGCGACCGGCGATTGCCTCGCGCTGACGATCCCGGGTTACGGCAATGCCGACCGGGTCGCAGAAGACAAGGACCACGAGCTCGCATTGCTGCGGATCTACGGCGCGCGCGGGCTGAAGCCGCTCAACATCGCGGGCCAGGCGACGCAGACCGCGCTCGACATCACCGGCATCGTCGATCCGCAGAGCCAGGGCGGCGGCGCCGCGGCGAGCAGCGTCAAGGCTGCGGTGGCGCAACTCGGCGGCGGCGATGCCACGCTGTCGCCGGCACCTGCGATCGGGTTCTCCGGCGCCGCGGCGCAGGACGGTGGCGGCAAGTTCGCCGGCATCGCATTGCTGAAACCTGTCATCGTTGCCGGCCCGGCAAACGCAGCGCCGCCGGCGCAGGCCACGCTGGTGCCGGCCGACACGGTACGCAATTTCCTGAAGGCGCACGGCATCAACGCGGCGGGGGAATCGGCGGACGCCAAGGCCGCCGTGGTGCGTGTGATCTGCGTCAGGAAGTAA
- the dut gene encoding dUTP diphosphatase has protein sequence MSATIKVEVHQLPHGADLLLPIYQTDGAAGLDLLAAVPRSAPLLLLPGRYEMVPTGLTIALPPGYEAQIRPRSGLAAKYGVTVLNSPGTVDADYRGEINVLLINHGEQVFSIRRGERIAQMVIAPVTRAELVPVDVLSSTERGSGGFGSTGR, from the coding sequence GTGAGCGCCACCATCAAGGTCGAAGTCCACCAATTGCCGCACGGCGCGGACCTCCTGCTGCCGATCTATCAGACCGACGGCGCAGCCGGGCTCGACCTCCTGGCCGCGGTGCCGCGGTCGGCGCCGCTGCTGCTGCTGCCGGGCCGCTACGAGATGGTTCCGACCGGGCTGACGATCGCGCTGCCCCCGGGCTATGAGGCGCAAATCCGGCCGCGCTCCGGCCTTGCCGCCAAATACGGCGTCACGGTGCTGAATTCGCCCGGCACGGTCGACGCCGATTATCGTGGCGAGATCAACGTGCTGCTGATCAATCACGGCGAGCAGGTGTTTTCGATCCGGCGCGGCGAGCGCATCGCGCAGATGGTGATCGCGCCGGTGACGAGGGCCGAGCTGGTTCCGGTCGACGTGCTGTCGTCGACCGAGCGCGGCAGCGGCGGCTTCGGCTCGACCGGCCGTTAA
- the ubiE gene encoding bifunctional demethylmenaquinone methyltransferase/2-methoxy-6-polyprenyl-1,4-benzoquinol methylase UbiE, which produces MDRPEQTTHFGFRDVPLGEKQTLVNEVFHSVASRYDLMNDLMSGGLHRAWKDVMITTLDPPKGDRPFALLDVAGGTGDISFRAAKAAGTGFHATVCDINTEMLAVGRERAARQHLDDRVSFVEGNAETLAFADRSFDAYTIAFGIRNVPQIELALREAYRVLKPGSRFLCLEFSTVDVPGLDKIYDLFSFKVIPPLGRAVTGDAESYQYLVESIRKFPRPNAFAEMISAAGFARVKWQSLSGGIVALHSGWRL; this is translated from the coding sequence ATGGATCGGCCGGAGCAGACCACCCATTTCGGCTTCAGGGACGTGCCCCTGGGCGAGAAACAGACGCTGGTGAACGAGGTGTTTCACAGCGTCGCGTCGCGCTATGACCTGATGAACGATCTGATGTCGGGCGGCCTGCACCGGGCCTGGAAGGACGTCATGATCACGACGCTCGATCCGCCGAAGGGCGACCGGCCGTTCGCGCTGCTCGACGTCGCCGGCGGTACCGGCGACATCTCGTTCCGGGCCGCCAAGGCCGCGGGCACCGGCTTCCATGCCACCGTCTGCGACATCAACACCGAGATGCTCGCGGTCGGCCGCGAGCGCGCCGCCAGGCAGCACCTCGACGACCGCGTGTCGTTCGTCGAGGGCAATGCCGAGACATTGGCTTTCGCCGACCGTTCGTTCGACGCCTACACCATCGCGTTCGGCATCCGCAACGTGCCGCAGATCGAGCTGGCGCTGCGCGAGGCCTATCGGGTGCTCAAGCCGGGCAGCCGCTTCCTGTGCCTGGAATTCTCCACCGTCGACGTGCCCGGTCTCGACAAGATCTACGACCTGTTTTCCTTCAAGGTGATCCCGCCGCTCGGCCGCGCCGTCACCGGCGATGCCGAGTCCTATCAATATCTCGTCGAGTCGATCCGCAAATTCCCGCGGCCGAACGCCTTCGCCGAGATGATCAGCGCCGCCGGCTTTGCCCGCGTGAAATGGCAGAGCCTCTCCGGCGGCATCGTGGCGCTGCATTCGGGCTGGCGTTTGTGA
- the ggt gene encoding gamma-glutamyltransferase: MNGNWRDRAATTFQCEKQPATSSRGMVVSNHPLASSAGAEMLAAGGNAIDAAIATLFTLTVVEPMMVGIIGGGMAHIRLADGSHRFIDGQSTVPQAVKPDTYTSKPGSAHDVFDTVGNENLNGPKAVAVPGSLKAWCETLRRFGTMSLADVMQPAIKHAARGYAATPYLHECITDGAAEMLKDKPISAIYLPNGTPLKPGERVVQAEYAETLKYIADHGDNALYQGPLGDILVDYMKKNGGFIAQEDLATYKTVERQPIRCDYRGWEILGPPPPAASGVHITEMLNILEGYDIARLGFGTTETIHYLAEVLKIAFADREAASGDPAYINVPVEQLTSKAYAEERRRAIDPDRAQAWGAGVTQLESAHTTHMTAADAFGNVVATTQTINNLFGAKILIPGLGTVPNNYMNLFDPRPGHALSLAAGKRVTTSMSPMMALRDNKLVYALGLPGGKRIFPSAMQALINLIDHGMSLQEAVEAPRVWTEGNALEVEQAVPEAVRTALSAKGHKVQVVPTVAGGMNAIQFHADGTMSGAACWRADGTPVGIAGGLARAGVRFMLR, encoded by the coding sequence ATGAACGGCAATTGGCGCGATCGCGCCGCGACCACCTTCCAGTGCGAGAAGCAGCCGGCGACCTCCAGCCGCGGCATGGTGGTGAGCAATCACCCGCTGGCATCGAGCGCCGGCGCCGAGATGCTGGCGGCCGGCGGCAATGCGATCGATGCGGCGATCGCCACTCTGTTCACGCTGACCGTGGTCGAGCCGATGATGGTCGGCATCATCGGCGGCGGCATGGCGCATATCCGCCTCGCCGACGGCAGCCATCGCTTCATCGACGGCCAGAGCACGGTGCCGCAGGCGGTAAAGCCGGATACCTACACCTCGAAGCCCGGTTCGGCGCATGACGTGTTCGACACGGTCGGCAACGAGAATCTGAACGGGCCGAAGGCGGTCGCGGTGCCGGGCTCGCTGAAGGCGTGGTGCGAAACGCTGCGCCGGTTCGGCACCATGAGTCTCGCCGACGTGATGCAGCCGGCGATCAAGCATGCCGCGCGCGGCTATGCGGCGACGCCTTATCTGCACGAATGCATCACCGACGGCGCCGCGGAGATGCTGAAGGACAAGCCGATCTCGGCGATCTATCTGCCCAACGGCACGCCGCTGAAGCCTGGCGAGCGCGTGGTGCAGGCGGAATATGCCGAGACGCTGAAATACATCGCCGATCACGGCGACAACGCGCTCTACCAGGGGCCGCTCGGCGACATCCTGGTCGACTACATGAAGAAGAATGGCGGCTTCATCGCGCAGGAGGATCTCGCGACCTACAAGACCGTCGAGCGGCAGCCGATCCGCTGCGACTATCGCGGCTGGGAAATCCTCGGGCCGCCGCCGCCGGCAGCGTCAGGCGTGCATATCACGGAGATGCTCAACATCCTCGAAGGCTACGACATCGCCCGCCTCGGCTTTGGCACGACGGAGACGATCCATTATCTCGCCGAAGTGCTGAAGATCGCTTTTGCCGATCGTGAAGCCGCGAGCGGCGATCCCGCCTATATCAACGTCCCGGTGGAGCAGCTGACCTCGAAGGCCTATGCCGAGGAGCGCCGCCGCGCCATCGATCCGGACCGCGCACAGGCGTGGGGTGCCGGCGTCACGCAGCTTGAAAGCGCGCACACCACGCACATGACCGCGGCGGATGCGTTTGGCAATGTGGTCGCGACCACCCAGACCATCAACAATCTGTTTGGGGCCAAGATCCTGATCCCGGGCCTCGGCACCGTGCCGAACAATTACATGAACCTGTTCGATCCGCGGCCGGGGCACGCGCTGTCGCTCGCGGCAGGCAAGCGCGTCACCACGTCGATGTCGCCGATGATGGCGCTGCGCGACAACAAACTGGTTTACGCGCTCGGCCTGCCCGGCGGAAAGCGCATCTTCCCGAGCGCGATGCAGGCGCTGATCAATCTGATCGACCACGGCATGAGCCTGCAGGAAGCGGTCGAGGCGCCGCGGGTCTGGACCGAGGGCAATGCGCTGGAAGTCGAGCAGGCAGTGCCGGAGGCCGTGCGTACGGCGCTATCGGCGAAAGGCCACAAGGTGCAAGTCGTGCCGACCGTTGCCGGCGGCATGAACGCGATCCAGTTCCACGCCGACGGCACCATGTCGGGTGCAGCCTGCTGGCGCGCCGACGGCACGCCGGTCGGCATCGCCGGTGGTCTTGCCCGCGCAGGCGTGCGGTTCATGCTGCGGTAA
- the coaBC gene encoding bifunctional phosphopantothenoylcysteine decarboxylase/phosphopantothenate--cysteine ligase CoaBC produces the protein MASLTIRKLDDTLKAYLRLRSAKNGRSVEEEVRVILRELAEGGAEPAGAPSAGSQTPAAQAPRAASVAGEPRVTLIIGGGIAAYKALDLIRRLKERHIQVRCVLTKAAQQFVTPLAASALSHERVYTDLFDAESEFDAGHIRLARDCDLIVVAPATADLMAKMAQGHADDLATATLLAANRPILLAPAMNPLMWNNPATRRNVLQLRRDGVHTIGPNAGEMAEAGEAGVGRMAEPVEIAAAADRMLRPPQPRPLAGKRVLITAGPTHEAIDPVRYIANRSSGKQGFAIAAAARAAGAEVVLVTGPVELDDPQGIAVMRVESARDMLHRVEAALPVDVAIFAAAVADWRVASEGSQKLKKTAAGMPPLQLVENPDILATIAKLKEKRPPLVIGFAAETEHLIENAKAKFARKGCDWIVANDVSPATGVMGGDRNTVHLLSREGKEVTVDSWPVMTKEEVATALVSRIAREVGTGS, from the coding sequence ATGGCCAGCCTGACCATCCGTAAACTCGACGACACGCTGAAGGCCTATCTGCGGCTGCGCTCCGCCAAGAACGGGCGCTCGGTCGAGGAGGAGGTCCGGGTGATCCTCCGGGAACTCGCAGAAGGCGGTGCGGAGCCCGCCGGGGCGCCCAGTGCCGGTTCCCAGACGCCTGCAGCTCAGGCACCACGGGCCGCCAGCGTGGCCGGCGAGCCCAGGGTGACCCTGATCATCGGCGGCGGAATCGCGGCCTACAAGGCGCTGGATCTGATCCGGCGGCTCAAGGAGCGGCACATCCAGGTCCGCTGCGTGCTGACCAAGGCGGCCCAGCAGTTCGTGACCCCGCTGGCCGCCAGCGCGCTGTCGCATGAGCGCGTCTACACCGACCTGTTCGACGCCGAGAGCGAGTTCGACGCCGGCCATATCCGGCTGGCGCGCGACTGCGACCTGATCGTGGTGGCGCCGGCCACCGCCGATTTGATGGCCAAGATGGCGCAGGGCCACGCCGACGATCTCGCCACCGCGACCCTGCTGGCGGCCAACCGGCCGATCCTGCTGGCGCCGGCGATGAACCCGCTGATGTGGAACAACCCCGCCACCCGCCGCAACGTGCTGCAGCTCCGCCGCGACGGCGTTCATACGATCGGCCCCAATGCCGGCGAGATGGCGGAGGCCGGCGAGGCCGGGGTCGGGCGGATGGCCGAGCCTGTCGAGATCGCCGCCGCCGCCGACCGCATGCTGCGCCCGCCGCAGCCGCGCCCGCTCGCCGGCAAGCGCGTACTGATCACCGCCGGGCCGACCCATGAGGCGATCGACCCGGTCCGCTACATCGCCAACCGTTCGTCCGGCAAGCAGGGCTTTGCGATCGCCGCCGCGGCGCGTGCCGCGGGCGCCGAGGTCGTGCTGGTGACCGGTCCGGTCGAGCTCGACGACCCGCAGGGTATCGCCGTGATGCGCGTGGAATCCGCGCGCGACATGCTGCACCGGGTCGAGGCCGCGCTGCCGGTCGACGTCGCGATCTTCGCCGCCGCGGTCGCCGACTGGCGGGTCGCCAGCGAAGGCAGCCAGAAGCTGAAGAAGACCGCGGCCGGCATGCCGCCGCTGCAGCTGGTCGAGAACCCCGACATCCTCGCGACGATTGCGAAGCTGAAGGAGAAGCGGCCGCCGCTGGTGATCGGCTTTGCCGCCGAGACCGAGCACCTGATCGAGAACGCCAAGGCCAAATTCGCGCGCAAGGGCTGCGACTGGATCGTCGCCAACGACGTCTCGCCGGCGACCGGTGTGATGGGCGGCGACCGCAACACCGTCCACCTGCTGTCGCGCGAGGGCAAGGAGGTCACCGTCGACTCCTGGCCGGTGATGACCAAGGAAGAAGTCGCGACCGCGCTGGTGTCGCGGATCGCAAGAGAAGTAGGAACCGGATCGTGA
- the ubiB gene encoding 2-polyprenylphenol 6-hydroxylase gives MISALTHIARLARAGFVFAREGVFGVVDPVLVPPPGQLALKMARLIERRSAKSGPRLSRALTRLGPAYLKLGQFLATRPDVVGVAMARDLESLQDRLPPFAQQEAEAVIAQSLERPLAQAFVHLGPAVAAASIAQVHRAEVERDGRRQQVAVKVLRPNVAARFRRDLSDFFFVAHKAEAHSAEARRLRLIEVINTMSRSVAMEMDLRLEAAALSEMAENTRDDPDFRVPTVDWDRTAHSVLTMEWIDGIALNDHARLAQAQVDLPDLGRKVIQSFLRHALRDGFFHADMHPGNLFLDDAGRLVAVDFGIMGRLGLKERRFLAEILLGFITRDYRRVAEVHFEAGYVPGHHSVENFAQAIRAIGEPIHNRTAEEISMAKLLSLLLEVTGLFDMQTRPELILLQKTMVVVEGVARGFDPKLDIWKIADPVVREWITHNLGPAGRIQGALSGAGELGRVLANLPSIASRAVTVLEQLETMTREGHMLSSDSIDEMARAEAKKARIQTVGLWVIAAALIGIFFAIRAH, from the coding sequence GTGATCTCTGCACTGACCCACATCGCGCGCCTCGCCCGCGCCGGTTTCGTATTTGCGCGCGAAGGCGTGTTCGGCGTCGTCGATCCCGTGCTGGTGCCGCCGCCGGGACAGCTCGCGCTGAAAATGGCGCGACTGATCGAGCGCCGCTCGGCCAAGTCAGGCCCGCGGCTGTCGCGCGCGCTGACCCGGCTCGGGCCCGCCTATCTCAAGCTCGGGCAATTCCTCGCGACCCGTCCCGACGTGGTCGGCGTCGCGATGGCGCGCGATCTCGAAAGCCTGCAGGACCGGCTGCCGCCGTTCGCACAGCAGGAAGCCGAAGCCGTCATCGCGCAATCGCTGGAACGGCCGCTGGCGCAAGCCTTCGTGCACCTCGGTCCCGCGGTTGCCGCGGCCTCGATCGCGCAGGTGCATCGCGCCGAGGTCGAGCGCGACGGCAGGCGGCAGCAGGTAGCGGTCAAGGTGCTCCGGCCCAACGTCGCCGCGCGCTTCCGCCGCGACCTCAGCGACTTCTTCTTCGTCGCACACAAGGCCGAGGCGCATTCCGCCGAAGCGCGGCGCTTAAGGCTGATCGAAGTCATCAACACGATGTCGCGCTCGGTCGCGATGGAAATGGACCTGCGGTTAGAGGCGGCCGCGCTGTCCGAGATGGCCGAGAACACGCGCGACGATCCGGATTTCCGCGTGCCCACGGTGGATTGGGATCGCACCGCGCACAGCGTGCTGACGATGGAATGGATCGACGGCATCGCGCTGAACGATCACGCCCGCCTGGCGCAGGCCCAGGTCGACCTGCCCGATCTCGGCCGCAAGGTGATCCAGAGCTTCCTGCGCCACGCGCTGCGCGACGGCTTCTTCCATGCCGACATGCATCCGGGCAATCTGTTCCTCGACGACGCCGGCCGCCTCGTTGCGGTGGATTTCGGCATCATGGGACGGCTCGGGCTGAAGGAGCGGCGCTTCCTGGCCGAGATCCTGCTCGGCTTCATCACCCGCGACTATCGCCGCGTCGCCGAGGTGCATTTCGAGGCCGGCTATGTGCCGGGCCACCATTCGGTGGAGAATTTCGCGCAAGCGATCCGCGCCATCGGCGAGCCGATCCACAACCGCACCGCCGAGGAAATCTCGATGGCGAAGCTGCTTTCGCTTCTGCTCGAGGTCACCGGCCTGTTCGACATGCAGACGCGGCCCGAACTGATCCTGCTGCAGAAGACCATGGTGGTGGTCGAGGGTGTGGCGCGCGGCTTCGACCCCAAGCTCGACATCTGGAAGATCGCCGACCCCGTGGTGCGCGAATGGATCACGCACAATCTCGGCCCGGCCGGCCGGATCCAGGGCGCGCTCTCGGGCGCGGGCGAGCTCGGCCGCGTGCTCGCCAATTTGCCGTCGATCGCCAGCCGCGCCGTGACGGTGCTGGAGCAGCTCGAGACCATGACCCGGGAGGGCCACATGCTGTCATCGGACTCGATCGACGAAATGGCCCGCGCCGAGGCCAAGAAGGCACGCATCCAGACCGTCGGCCTCTGGGTCATTGCCGCAGCGCTGATCGGAATCTTCTTCGCCATCCGCGCGCATTGA